In the genome of Pempheris klunzingeri isolate RE-2024b chromosome 20, fPemKlu1.hap1, whole genome shotgun sequence, the window tgtttttgtgtactGTACAGCACATCTGATCaaatttgcttttctttttttgtctgcctCCCTGTCTAGTCTTGCATATTTATTCTATACTCTTTGAGTCAAATTATGTTTTGCCTatgcaaaaaaatattacaacttTGTAATTTATTTGCAATATTTGAATGTTTAGGgaggaaatgttttaaatgaatgtttgtaaATGTCATTAATTGTGTAAgcatttttgaatatttgagtTTGTTTCTTATTTGTTGGATCCTCTGCATTTCTATAATAAAGACAATGAATATCTATTCTGCCTGTTTGTTAAAGAAAGATGAGAGAGTAGTATGGAAGACACAGAATGATGATGAAGTAAATAACTGCAAGTTGTTACAAACAGTTTAATTACACTGAAACTGCACAGTAAAGAACAACAccaccacaaaaaaaacaaagttcgTGCATTGTTTTCAGCCCTTCCCTCTTTGCTCACAGAGTCAATGCAGCCTCTGTAGCAGCCACAGTCACAACCTGCGGGTTCTCAGGTAACAGGGGCTACAGTGGTAATGCAACACGCAGTCCCATCAGAGACCGTTCAATGACTGCCTTCTCCTGGTACAGTctattgtcagtgctgcagGTTGACCTCAATGGGGGCCACAATATCTTGGAAACAATCCAAGTGTCGGCTTACTGTCTCATACAAAAGATACAAAGCTTTGGGACAGTGAAACAATAGAGGCCAATGACATATGCATTCATTCAAATAGTCCATTAAACCAACGTTACTTGTcactatttacattttatgacGAAGCTACCTGTGCTAGAGGTCTCCAGACAAATATATAACATCACGTATGATTCAATCCAGTGTCATGACTCCCTGTATGTGATATCTTACAAAGATATCTGGGTAGGTTCTTTACTGTAATAACATAAGAAagtgtaataaataataaatcaagtgtgCTCCCATTATCTCATCAACACATGTTGGCTAATTCTACATACAGACAAGAAGCAACTGCTTTTCAACTTGTGACAAGGGTGCTTTCATGACTCTGAATATAATGTGGGTGATAACAACATGTCCAGCTGgctaaaaaatatattattcaaCAATAAGAGCCATTTATTCCCTGAAATCAGGGAAAtaatttttctgttaaaaaatacaaagtCACCTTTTGCATATGAGGACAGTTCCACAACCACAACTGCATTTGACATAGCAGCCTATGTAATGCTTGCCAAACACTGAAATGGACATTCACAGAAAGCATGGATAAAAGAGTGTATGCTGAGTAGCATATTCTACGGAGAGTTTGATCTCTAAAATGACTGATGTAGGTTTAAAAGCTTTCACATATTCTACAACCACTGACCACAAAGTGAAGCCTGGGGACAAACCAGGAACGATGTACACAATCACAGAGAAAATCAATAGACTCATTCCTCTGattagagaggaaaacagacacgTTGGAAATAAACATGATGAATGATCGGCAAATGTAGAGGatccagaaagaaaaaaaagaaatgaaaacatatgCGCAAACCTGCAATATAATCAAAATTTTACAATTTACTCTTGAATGCAACCCAGATTCCAATGTACAACACTGCATTCATCAAAAATACTTACAAATTACAATCTCTGAAACAAAATGTATATTGCACTGAAAAACTTGAAATCtactgaagttaaaaaaaaaaaatgtgatgctCTATCCACAGTTGGTCCATGCACTGTCTATGTGGCTCAACTGAGCCCAGTATTCTTTGTTTGGCCCGTGTCAAACCAGCGTGACGACGAGTGGGTCCACAGGAAAGGCCTCAGTAGTAGTAATGCTGCATCTCTGTCCAGTTGGTGATCCAATACTTTTTCTGTGGCTCCTCAGGCTGAAATCCCAGATTGAACTGATAGCGCTCAGCCTTGCGAATTTTCACCCCCTGGTGCTTTGGCATTATCCGGTAGTAGATGGCTCGCTTGAAGAATCCAAGCTagcggggagagagagagagagagaggtgacaTTAAAGAGGATACACCTGAACAGCAGGAGAGCTGGGATTAATGGCAGGTTGAGAAGGAGGTTTAGGATTCACAGGCTGAGGAAAAAGTTAGGTAAAACATGAACCATGAGTAAGATGCAGAAGACGGATAAGACAAACTTGATATAAAGTAATCAGCAGCTCAATGCACAGTATCAGCCTGAAAAGGAAGGAGAAGCAACATTAGGTCGATACAAATAGTggacaaaaaagagaaagagaaagataagTGGCAAGCAAGTGGAATCACACCCCAAGCTTAGTGCTGAATTAATAGTACCCAAGGGAAATCTATTTGTAGGGGTGTTGTTACCCAAAAGCCCCACTGGTGTGtgctgttggggggggggggggccatGGGGGCCTCAGTAGTCCTCagtcagcctctctgtctcagAGGGCTGGATCTTCATCTCAGCCTTCTGGGCCTTGGCCTCATACATCTCCCTTCTGCTGGCCCTCTGGAAGAAGCCACACTGGGGGTGGTGGGTGCATGGAGGAGGGGTAAGTCAAAGATTAGACTAATGAAGATCAATATGGAGGTTATAGATCAGTCAGATGAATGGGTCCACAGCTATCATACAATCCTGAGATCgttggtgtgaatgtgaaaaagcACACCTGAGGAGACTCAGAGCTATTCAGCTTTCTGCAGTGTAATCGGTGCAGTAATGATTGGTAGTCTCACCTTCCACAGTATAAGAATGATTATTCCCAGTAGCAGAATTCCAGCCACTGCTGCAGAGATGATGATCCATAGCGGGAGCTCATAGGGTGTCTCCACCCCCTCCACTGGTTCTATTTCTACTGTGAACTACAAGAAAGGTAAGAGTCATgtcaaatcatcatcatcatcatcatcatctttgctgtcatcatcatctttgtcgtcatcatcatcatcatcatcacgcACCTTGGTGGTCTGACTGTCCATCCTGAGGGTTGGTTTGTCTGTAATGAGCTTCAGTGTGGCGTGGCCTCTGACCGTAACTCTCAGAGCGTTGGAATAGTCCTGCAGGGACACACATGCGGGCATcagcacattttcaaaaagaagtCATAAGGTTGTAGAAGCCCCAACTCCAGATATACTCTTCCCAAGGACCTTAGAAAAACATGTGTATAACATAATAGATATATTTACTTTAAGACTTTAAAATGGCAACAATACTTGAAAAAAGCACAGGGAAGGTTAATAGAATAGTTGGCCAATACAAGGTTTATAatagtgtatctgtgtgtgtgtgtgcgggctGTAGATGGTGAGCTGACCTCTAGCATTGTGCTGTTCCATAAACGGGACCGGACATAAATCTTGGCTGAATCCGTCATGTTGAGCAGTGGACAGGTAAATGTCACGCATCGTGCTGATCCCTTGGAGCATTCCTTCAACAcaagatgagaaagaaaaactgtCACAccaatgaacaaacacacacaatcgaATCATTTAGATTTTGCAGGATTTCCTTTCAGGATGTACACAATCTCAATGAGGATTTGACAGTTTAGAGATTATCTATTATTAAGGCCTGTGTTCATTGTAAAGTCCAGGAGCCCTAAACTTGATTGCCAGATTTACTCCAGCATTCAGTAACGTTCTGCATGAAAATACAATTGTCTTTGGAGTGAAAAGTTCTTATTTATCActattgatcacttgtgataGCTCATCTGGTAACATCTGGTGAAACGTGGAGATTCACTGTGATGGTGAAATATAAGTGATATATACTTCAAATGACTGTTCATGAGAGCACTTGATAAGGCACGTCAGTTTCTTACCAACAGGTAGGTCTCTTTGTGAGTATTGAGCAGTGTGATGGCTGCCTGAGGCTCAATAATTTGTGGCTGGGTCGCATCATCCACATCATCCACCATGATCTGTCGTTTAGTTCGCTTTCGTTCCTTCTCTGACAACTGGAGGACAAGAGAGGGGGAGTGGAAAGATGAGAAGATGAgagaaggaagcagaggagacagagacatgaCATCAGAGGGCTTGTGGTAATTACTGGTTTTGATAAAGACATTACCAAATTCTTCTCAAAATAGCATTGTCATTTCCACTGTCTATATGTAGGCCGCACACATTAAGATTTTCTATTTGGGGCTCTGTGAGGTTTGTCTATGGCgacacagatgtttttttttccaaaaattatTTCTGAACGTCTGTGGTTTGGCTTTGAGAccattttcacaccactgtTCTACTATTCATACTGCTCAGACTGCTTGAGTTCACACTCACGTCCAGATGAATTATAGCCCATGTAAGAAGCCTGTAAACAGTATAAAACACTCACTGGCAGCTAGGTTTATGTAAGGTTAGTCCTGCTTAATGTCAGAAAGTGCACTGTTAAGGAACATTACGTAAAGATATCTGAACGctaaaatcaacaaaattaaACAGTGAGTAAATCTAGGAGTGGGACAGAACATGCTAAACGTCCACATAAATGCTGAAAACAAgtataatgttaaaatatttagtCTAATTGTGGTCAAAAATAGGATAATTTGGCAGAGAATGATGAAAACCAGGACATTTTAGTGCTTTACAGATATTTGTTGGGACTCAGGACACCCAGGATTGTCCTGAACAAACCCAAGTGCCCCTGACTGCAGTGTTAAAGGCCTCCGTTTTTTTTAAGGGTTTCTTGACAAACTAACCACTGAACGTGGTAAACAGTATACCTGCTAAATATCACCATGTAAGCATGTTAgctttagcatttagctcaaagtgcTGCTGTGCCTCAGTACAGCCTCACAAAGCTACTAACATGGCTGTAGGTTGGTCTTGCTCTTATTTTTTGTTCTAGGCCTTTCATTAAAGACGGCACCTCTCTGTTTATATTTAACCATGTTTGTGGCATTTCAGTAGTGAGACATTTGGTTACTTACACAAGTCATGGGTGTGGGCAGGAAAAaactataatataaaaaaagttttggGAAATTGACAGTACAGAGAGATAGGGAAGATAAGATAGAAACCCAGCTGATTATGAACACATTTCAATGTGTGCAGTTTACAATCTGCATTGTCATTACTGTTTCATGTTTACAGGTTACCTCAGCCTGTTTAAACTTGACCAGGTGAGGAAATGACGGCAATTAAATACACTTTAATCACCTTGAGGGAAAGGAGCATATTGTGGTTTTTAACCAAAGCCTAAAAAGAGCCTTACAGTTAGGTTAAGCAGGTTGACAACTTCTCCAGGAGGGTTGCATTCCATCTCTGAATCCCCTTTAACTACAATCTTCGTCAGGTACAGCAGCCACTTGCCGTTGGCTACCTCATAGGGCCACTCGAACTCCACAGCCAGGGTCCCCATGTCCCCCAGGGGCTGTCCTCTCATGTTCACCTGATGGTAAAAAGTGTCAGCAGCATTAAAGTAGAATTCAAACAGATGGCATGAAATAACAGTATGGTGTGAAATAGCAGTCAGGGCTTGActgtgactttgtgtgactCCTAAATAGCATCCACCCCTGGCCATGCTCACACCACAAACCAAAGCTCACATAACAATTCCTTCCCCACGCAATATTAAACTTCTGAGGTCTAAAACTTTTGGCCTCAAAGACAGGGCGGGGATGAAGGAAATGTGGGTGAGTAGCACACATATTGTAGATGCAATATACAACCCTGGAGGTCTAATATAGTCTGAGTGGTGGGGGTGACTCACATTGAAGGTGAACTCCACCAGACTGCCCACGTCACTGCTGTTGACCATGGCTGACTCGCCCATCACCTCCCCACCGAATTGCGTTTGCACCACCAAGTTCGCTCTGGACAGGGTGATAGTTAGAAATAATTGTACATTCCACAAGTAAAAGCTGATGTGGAAGATAATGGGAAGTGACATTCAGCGCTTCAGTCTCCATGGCATTTCTGTGCTCTTTGCTGTATATACAGCAGGTCATGCGTTGTAAGGACTCACatggagaaggagggaaggatggTGTTTTCAATCAGCAGGGCCACAGGCAAAGGCTTCAGGTCACTCTGCTCACTAAGACTGAGGAAACCACAGTGTTACCACACTGTGTGCCAGTGTACAATTGAGTCATTATGTTTGAGGCATGATAACCACCGACAATTACAATGCAACCTTCAATTTTGtactacatttaaaaatactatGAGGAAATCAAAACTGGGACCCAAGCTTTAGATATAGATAAAGACAATAATGGGTCAGTGTTAAGCGCTTACGTGGACACAAGAAGCTGGGACACAATCTCTTGTGTGTACAGATTGATCCCTGATGTCTCAAACTTGAGGGAAAATGACACctgataatgaaaacacaagaatgAGAAGTGTCAAACCCATCAAAGCAGAGGAAAATAGTCCAAATCTGTGAGAGGAAAATCAATGACGGAAAATCAATGATCCAGACTTACCTTTTCATTGCCTTTAAGTGGATTTCCCAGCTCACAAATCACTGTGTGGTCCAAAGTGCATTGTACATCATGGTCCTGAACACAAAGCCAGTGTAAATTTAGCAAAGTGAAGTGACTGAAGATGCATGTGCAAAAGAGAGAATTGAAGTGAAGCTACTTTTACATATTGATGACAAACATGAGGAATAACTGAAGAATGGATATTTTGTCAGTCGCCTGCTGCCCCCCAGTGGACATACCAACGGCCTGACGCCTGAGTATCTCAGCGCGTCGGGGATGGTGACGTTGAGCATGGCCTGGTGGGCGTCTTCAGCCAGCCTCCCCTGAGCAGGAAAGTTGGTCACCTCCACCATCAGCCTTATTATCTTCATAGTGCTGTGGAACTGAAGCACCTGGGCCTTGCCCTGCCTGCACACATGGAcaacatgtattttttattaatttcttttcaATGATTATTTTTGGTGAATATATTTATGATCTTATTTATAGCCAGGCATTGCCTGCTACTGTACACATGTATCAGTAACAGctaacaataaaaaatgatttgcaTTGGTTTCAGTAAATAAGCCTCGcaacaccactctcatgtctgtatgctaaatattaAGCAACAGCCCAGAGATGGTTTAGCTTagtataaagactggaaacagagggaaacagctagcctgactctgtccaaaggtaattATACAGGTTAAATTAACAAGATATAACACCTTATATCGCTcttcccagtctttatgctgtAATTACTGCCATCACTGCCATCATTGTTTACCTTAGCTGCTTATATCAAACTATTCACAATGTGTGACAGTCATTTAAAATGGTTTCTTTCGTAGCTTTAATAACATTCAATTCACCAGGGGTAGGGCTTTTCCCCCTTGTCAACAAACTGGGCTGTCATCTGCAGGTTACTGCTGCATTTGTTGTCTGAGCCACACGCCTTCTGGAAGTTAATCTGCAGGAAATGGAATAAATAAGATGATATCATACCTTACACTGGGACtatcacacatgcatgtgcttcACTGTCAAGAGTTATTTAAATTGTGACCTATGAATGCACTGCGCACACCGCTCCATACCTCAGCTCTTTGAGAGAGTTTCTGCTCCTGGCTGAGAATTGGGAAGGAGTCCAGGTTCTGCAGGGAACGTCCAGATTTAGGTTTTTGTTCATGTAGGGACATGCTGGCGGAGAAGACCACCGGCTCCAGTTTGTCCCTCACAGGCGCCTGTAGAATCATCCAGGAATCTTATATCAGTCTTAATAAGCACATGACAATTCAACGCCctctaaaataaaacaatttaaatgtcCACAGCAGGAAATAAAACCCATAGTTCcaaatgcatgaacacacatatCAGTTAatacacccccccacacacacacaatgatgtaTTTGCATTGAGACCTTACCACTACAAACAGTTTCAGAGAATGACACTTGGATTTGGAAGATGACAGCTTTAGGAGGCCGGTAATTGCGTCATCCTTATTGTCCAGAAAACGAACACGAGAGGTTCTTCTCCTCTCCATGTCGGCCTCCACAGTGTACTTTACCGCTTTACAaggtagaaacacacacagtattttatAGATCACAGCGAGTAAGTTTATGTGGTTTGTAAATGACACAGCAGTTATAGACAATATGAAGAATTCATGGTTTGTCatttaaccctggagaacccacggggtcaaatttggccactgttaattgctgctacccaaaatgaacaaacataaaaaaaaattgtcaaatttatcttcaaaaacccagagtgccacttctgacctctgcatagagacacttagtggatgaatattgaactgacatgagccagagtggtagtgacaagatgactgaccacatgctgtttcGTTGAGCTGGAAACCTTCCCAAACAAAATcgtcttctcagcaaaccagtggttggtaaaattgtgtattttttgttaatctatttagtattagcttgcagaatgcctagaagtaagttttatattctttttggataaattagcaactctgagctagttcaaaaaacgatgggccaaaaatgaccctctgggtgtatgggttaaaaaatgtcgggtcaaaaatgaccctttggttctttgagtgactttgtagatggagactggtgacagtcctgtatttggctaaagccttgaaataaattcatttgtataatatattttactaagttacctcggtagtacagggccagagactaatacttataataactataataatataataacttattactgattttatatataaatatatataataagtaaatcgccgtcgatgtgctgtgt includes:
- the itga3b gene encoding integrin alpha-3b codes for the protein MNGPNMSPGLLLCAVLAVYHGTQTCSGFNIDERFPVVKEGKTKGSFFGFSVALHQQTEGSRKYLLLAGAPKEKAESLQNVNETGAVYSCPITTDTTDCSRMNLVTTTSPSEMVEGMWLGVTVASQRGQPAGRVLACGHRYVKIIQGGTEEQRRMIGKCYVRSNDLTYDSNDDWQSYSYEVCNPNFAKELEGMCSMGISGGMTDTDVYLGATGSYVWQGNVHVIWRDPDPDNAWDSIGKDFGQQTKRNSYMGYSVIEERKLLSHDSYTVVTGSPRDESKGSVTFGTQTDKSIETALIILGEQVGSYFGNSLAATDLNNDNWNDLIVGAPFYFDRMKDQGGAVYIFMNENGSFQKTATMVLKGPPGSAFGFAVAAIGDVNQDGFHDLAVGAPFHDTGKVYIWMGSKKGIAQEPSQVIEGKSVGSRGFQTFGYSISGGMDMDDNSYPDILVGSLDDRLALLRARPVIHLTKNFTVEPKIVDHNQCPGNMPCITATLCMSFTLSNGNKDFKRNITVKYTVEADMERRRTSRVRFLDNKDDAITGLLKLSSSKSKCHSLKLFVVAPVRDKLEPVVFSASMSLHEQKPKSGRSLQNLDSFPILSQEQKLSQRAEINFQKACGSDNKCSSNLQMTAQFVDKGEKPYPWQGKAQVLQFHSTMKIIRLMVEVTNFPAQGRLAEDAHQAMLNVTIPDALRYSGVRPLDHDVQCTLDHTVICELGNPLKGNEKVSFSLKFETSGINLYTQEIVSQLLVSTLSEQSDLKPLPVALLIENTILPSFSIANLVVQTQFGGEVMGESAMVNSSDVGSLVEFTFNVNMRGQPLGDMGTLAVEFEWPYEVANGKWLLYLTKIVVKGDSEMECNPPGEVVNLLNLTLSEKERKRTKRQIMVDDVDDATQPQIIEPQAAITLLNTHKETYLLECSKGSARCVTFTCPLLNMTDSAKIYVRSRLWNSTMLEDYSNALRVTVRGHATLKLITDKPTLRMDSQTTKFTVEIEPVEGVETPYELPLWIIISAAVAGILLLGIIILILWKCGFFQRASRREMYEAKAQKAEMKIQPSETERLTEDY